One window of the Candidatus Jettenia sp. genome contains the following:
- a CDS encoding FAD-dependent oxidoreductase: protein MTIFPKLFSPFKIGSLAIKNRMVMSPMETHLCDKEGFVTEEIIAYYKERILGGIGYITLENTSVEPAGRVNDGMLCIHDDKFILGLKRLTDSIHAIDGKIVIQLSHAGKEALPYFTNLEPVAPSAIPSPLTKQMPRELSAAEVRSMVNKFAEAADRAVKAGFDGVEIHMAHGYLVNQFLSPESNIRTDDYGGDTHRRSRFAKEIVESIRKCVPRDYPIICRISADEYTDTGLKLEESKEIAKVLERAGASAIHVSACNYASAFYNIPCYYLEEGCFIHLAESIKSVVKIPVLAVGRIIDPAMAENTLKENKADLIVFGRVLIADPHFPNKVREGQMADIRTCLSCNRCIESISDKKLVCTVNPYLGKEGVSHLQKTARPKKILVVGGGPAGLSAAYLLSARGHDVTLWEKESQLGGSFRYASMAPKKDPMRKFLDYLINQVKKTDTAVYLNREATEMSIKQFAADAVVLAHGASNIPVEINGTKNNGVLNVKQAFSTAHSLGNTIAIVGGGPEGCELADFLASQGKKITLIEMRRVLD from the coding sequence ATGACTATATTTCCAAAACTCTTTAGTCCTTTTAAGATCGGTTCTCTTGCTATAAAGAACCGCATGGTAATGTCGCCTATGGAAACTCATTTGTGCGATAAAGAAGGTTTTGTAACAGAAGAGATTATCGCCTATTACAAAGAGCGTATATTGGGAGGGATAGGTTATATTACTCTGGAAAACACCTCTGTAGAACCAGCCGGCAGAGTTAATGACGGCATGCTGTGCATACATGATGACAAATTCATTTTGGGATTAAAAAGGCTGACGGATTCTATACATGCTATAGATGGAAAGATTGTTATACAATTGAGTCATGCAGGAAAGGAGGCTTTACCTTATTTTACTAATTTAGAGCCTGTGGCCCCTTCCGCTATTCCCAGTCCTTTAACGAAACAAATGCCCAGGGAATTATCTGCCGCGGAGGTCAGATCCATGGTCAATAAATTTGCCGAGGCTGCTGACCGTGCCGTTAAGGCCGGGTTCGATGGTGTTGAAATCCATATGGCACATGGCTATCTGGTTAACCAGTTCCTTTCTCCTGAATCCAATATACGAACTGATGATTATGGAGGGGACACACATCGCCGTTCACGTTTTGCGAAGGAAATCGTTGAAAGTATCAGAAAATGCGTTCCCAGAGATTATCCTATCATCTGCCGTATTAGTGCGGATGAATATACCGATACAGGACTCAAATTAGAGGAAAGCAAAGAGATCGCAAAGGTATTAGAAAGGGCAGGCGCCAGTGCTATTCATGTTTCTGCATGTAATTATGCATCCGCTTTCTATAACATACCGTGCTACTATCTGGAAGAAGGATGCTTTATTCATCTTGCAGAAAGCATTAAGTCTGTTGTAAAAATACCTGTGCTGGCAGTAGGCAGGATCATAGACCCTGCTATGGCTGAAAATACGCTAAAAGAAAATAAGGCTGACCTTATTGTATTCGGCCGTGTCCTTATTGCAGACCCACACTTTCCTAATAAGGTGAGAGAAGGCCAGATGGCTGATATAAGGACTTGTCTGAGTTGTAACCGATGCATTGAGAGTATTTCTGATAAAAAGCTTGTATGTACTGTTAATCCTTATCTCGGAAAAGAAGGGGTCTCTCATTTACAAAAAACTGCACGTCCAAAAAAAATACTAGTTGTTGGTGGCGGACCAGCAGGGTTATCTGCTGCATACCTATTGTCTGCCCGCGGACACGATGTTACGTTATGGGAAAAAGAATCGCAGCTGGGAGGAAGTTTTCGTTATGCCTCTATGGCGCCCAAGAAAGACCCTATGAGGAAGTTTCTCGATTATTTAATAAATCAGGTGAAAAAAACAGATACGGCGGTGTATCTTAATAGAGAAGCTACTGAGATGTCTATTAAGCAATTTGCGGCTGATGCAGTCGTTCTCGCTCATGGTGCCAGTAACATTCCTGTAGAAATCAATGGCACAAAAAACAATGGCGTACTCAATGTTAAACAGGCCTTTTCAACAGCCCATTCATTGGGGAATACTATTGCAATTGTTGGAGGAGGACCTGAAGGTTGTGAACTTGCAGACTTCCTTGCATCCCAGGGTAAAAAGATTACCCTTATAGAAATGAGACGCGTTCTGGATTAG
- a CDS encoding alkaline phosphatase family protein — translation MNNHARKKTIVIGLDGTPYSLICKLIQQGVYPNLSSLISIGSLREIKSTHPPISSVAWTSFITGMNPAKHGIFGFVDRIPHTYDVYYPNSRHVKSEPIWNILRKHNMRSVLINIPSTYPASEIYGILIAGFVAIDLARATFPNSIVPVLKEMGYKIDVDTQLINESEDRLIQDLYLTLEKRIQAILHFMKSEAFSLFVAIFTETDRLHHFFWESTIRNNIKYSSLFLDYYKTIDLFLGKVMENIDGDTTLIILSDHGFCELKQEVYINYWLQEEGYLNFKITPPKSLHNIGEGSMAYCLDPGRLYINLRGREPNGCIEAGYHYEQLRKMLISKLTEIRDPTTNIPIIDRVYKREEIYHGIYFDKAPDLVIKPRQGYDLKGAMYHTTLFDKGIFRGMHTYDDAFVYINKKNIIKHSLEIIDVTATILASLDIPIPGDMDGINFIKWN, via the coding sequence ATGAATAATCATGCAAGGAAAAAAACAATTGTAATCGGGTTGGACGGCACCCCTTATAGCCTCATCTGTAAATTAATACAACAAGGTGTATATCCAAATTTATCCAGCTTGATCTCTATCGGCTCATTACGGGAAATAAAATCTACACATCCACCCATATCCTCCGTGGCATGGACATCTTTTATAACAGGTATGAATCCGGCTAAACATGGAATTTTTGGCTTTGTAGATAGAATTCCCCATACTTATGATGTGTATTATCCAAATTCCCGCCACGTAAAGAGTGAACCAATTTGGAACATCCTTCGTAAGCACAACATGCGATCTGTTCTCATTAATATACCATCAACATATCCAGCATCAGAGATATATGGCATACTTATTGCTGGTTTTGTAGCCATAGATCTTGCACGTGCAACGTTCCCAAATTCAATTGTCCCTGTTTTAAAAGAAATGGGGTACAAAATTGATGTTGATACACAACTCATCAATGAATCTGAAGACCGGTTAATTCAAGACTTATACCTGACATTAGAAAAAAGAATACAGGCAATCCTTCACTTCATGAAGAGTGAGGCCTTTAGTCTTTTTGTTGCAATTTTTACCGAGACAGATAGATTGCACCACTTTTTCTGGGAGTCTACTATAAGAAATAACATAAAATACAGTTCCTTATTTTTGGATTATTACAAGACAATTGATCTCTTTCTTGGTAAGGTTATGGAAAACATTGATGGCGATACAACCCTCATAATTTTATCAGACCACGGATTTTGTGAATTAAAACAAGAGGTATATATAAATTACTGGTTACAAGAGGAGGGATATTTAAATTTTAAAATAACCCCTCCTAAATCTCTCCACAATATAGGAGAAGGTTCGATGGCTTATTGTCTAGATCCGGGAAGACTTTATATCAATTTAAGAGGCAGAGAGCCCAATGGATGTATAGAGGCCGGCTATCATTACGAGCAATTGAGAAAGATGCTTATATCCAAACTTACAGAAATAAGAGATCCCACTACCAATATACCTATCATAGATAGGGTCTATAAACGGGAAGAGATTTACCATGGAATATACTTTGATAAAGCACCCGATCTTGTCATCAAGCCCAGACAAGGCTACGATTTAAAAGGCGCCATGTATCATACAACACTATTCGACAAAGGTATTTTTCGCGGTATGCATACGTATGATGATGCCTTTGTATATATTAATAAAAAAAATATTATCAAGCACTCGTTGGAGATTATTGATGTTACCGCAACTATTTTAGCATCACTGGATATTCCAATACCCGGCGATATGGACGGTATCAATTTTATAAAATGGAATTAA
- a CDS encoding ribonuclease Z, producing MELTIIGSGTGMPSKTRAYPCIYLKIKDKHLIFDTGPGSLRQLFLIDVTYLDINHIYYTHFHLDHSLDLASILFTMRYNQPVRTQPLYITGPIGLKAFYEKLLSAFGETIKPKDFHVYLEEIDKGELVYDEWKIIAEPLQHSMQSIGFRIESPHGKAMVYSGDTDYCDGILRLAKRVNTLVLECSFPDDQKIQGHLTPRLCAQIAHESQCDRLILTHLYPTCDRIIKENKNLLKELKKIYHGKIAFAEDFDKFTL from the coding sequence ATGGAATTAACGATTATTGGTTCTGGCACAGGAATGCCTTCTAAAACAAGGGCATATCCTTGTATATATCTCAAGATAAAAGATAAACACCTTATTTTTGATACAGGCCCTGGCTCTCTGCGTCAACTATTCCTTATTGATGTTACCTATTTGGATATCAATCACATATATTATACCCATTTTCACCTGGACCACTCATTAGACCTTGCATCTATTCTCTTTACTATGCGGTATAATCAACCTGTAAGAACCCAGCCTCTTTATATTACAGGTCCAATCGGTTTAAAGGCATTTTATGAGAAATTATTATCGGCCTTTGGGGAAACGATAAAACCAAAAGATTTTCATGTATATCTTGAGGAGATCGATAAAGGGGAACTGGTCTATGATGAATGGAAGATCATTGCGGAACCTTTACAACATTCAATGCAAAGTATTGGCTTCCGGATAGAGTCACCCCATGGTAAAGCAATGGTGTATTCCGGAGATACAGATTATTGCGATGGCATTCTTCGTTTAGCCAAAAGGGTTAATACCCTGGTTCTTGAATGCTCTTTTCCTGATGACCAAAAGATTCAAGGGCACCTTACGCCCCGATTGTGTGCCCAGATTGCGCATGAATCACAATGCGATAGATTAATACTTACCCATCTTTATCCAACCTGTGATAGAATCATAAAAGAAAATAAAAATTTGTTAAAAGAACTAAAAAAAATTTATCATGGCAAAATTGCCTTCGCAGAAGATTTTGATAAATTTACTCTTTAA
- a CDS encoding cysteine hydrolase, with protein sequence MGALNKPEESYAIIIADMLNDFVNEHAPLEVPKSRMIIDPIKEEIKKARKKRIPIIYCCDAHKNNDREFQLWPRHAVKGTKGAQVIQQLEPRKEDYMIAKTSYSCFYKTSLDTLLRKLGITGVIITGVVTNICVLYTAAEAYMRGYKIMIPQNCVTALTQSEHQFALQQMKRIFHAKIV encoded by the coding sequence ATGGGCGCATTAAACAAGCCTGAAGAATCATATGCCATTATCATAGCCGATATGTTGAACGATTTCGTCAATGAGCATGCCCCTCTTGAAGTACCCAAATCAAGAATGATAATTGATCCTATTAAGGAAGAAATAAAAAAGGCGAGAAAGAAACGGATCCCTATAATTTACTGTTGTGATGCACACAAAAATAATGATCGGGAATTTCAATTATGGCCAAGACATGCCGTGAAAGGAACGAAGGGCGCACAAGTCATTCAGCAGCTTGAACCTCGGAAAGAAGATTATATGATAGCAAAAACGAGCTATTCTTGTTTCTATAAAACATCGTTGGATACATTACTAAGGAAATTGGGGATAACCGGAGTAATAATTACTGGTGTTGTAACAAATATTTGTGTTTTATACACAGCGGCAGAGGCTTATATGAGAGGCTATAAGATTATGATACCTCAAAATTGTGTTACAGCGCTTACCCAAAGCGAGCATCAATTTGCTTTGCAACAAATGAAGCGTATTTTCCATGCAAAGATAGTATAA
- a CDS encoding cytochrome c, with protein sequence MKMFRLSYIVPIVAGLGLSLASSTWALTEHKAGDTTKSPYTIFAGLGFAVQESCYYCHGNGGKGTAKGHEYGVPDFTDAGFQSAWTDEALVKHINQGKGKCPGYQGKMSPEMIEKMAMVVRNFATK encoded by the coding sequence ATGAAAATGTTTCGCCTATCGTATATCGTACCCATCGTTGCAGGATTGGGATTATCTTTAGCTAGTTCCACCTGGGCCTTAACAGAGCACAAGGCTGGTGATACTACGAAGAGCCCATATACGATCTTCGCAGGTTTGGGCTTTGCAGTTCAAGAGAGCTGTTATTACTGCCACGGAAACGGTGGTAAGGGAACTGCTAAAGGACATGAATACGGCGTACCTGATTTTACCGATGCTGGCTTCCAGTCTGCCTGGACTGATGAAGCACTCGTAAAGCATATCAATCAGGGGAAGGGAAAATGCCCCGGTTATCAGGGAAAGATGTCACCTGAAATGATTGAAAAGATGGCAATGGTTGTAAGAAATTTTGCAACAAAATAA
- a CDS encoding cytochrome c, which translates to MRLKKSIFAGTVALFVTAMASVSYGQTQSELCKKMWDNFQGMRAMTGLSAADDAQFAKFTEHAKSISSDSKTSMDSISPDKNYKVLNEEAIYHANEIEKAASNKDLEEIQVQFRRLTIACRNCHKIYKSELKLVP; encoded by the coding sequence ATGAGGCTAAAAAAAAGTATTTTCGCCGGGACAGTTGCTTTATTCGTTACTGCAATGGCATCGGTTAGTTATGGGCAGACCCAGAGCGAATTATGCAAAAAGATGTGGGATAACTTTCAGGGAATGAGGGCAATGACAGGACTTTCAGCGGCAGATGATGCTCAATTTGCAAAATTCACTGAACATGCAAAGTCAATCTCTTCAGATTCAAAGACCTCCATGGACAGTATTTCACCAGATAAGAATTACAAAGTTTTAAATGAAGAAGCTATCTATCATGCAAATGAGATTGAAAAGGCGGCTTCTAATAAGGATTTAGAAGAAATCCAGGTACAGTTTAGAAGGCTTACCATTGCCTGCAGAAATTGCCATAAGATTTATAAATCAGAACTAAAGCTCGTTCCGTAA
- a CDS encoding 4Fe-4S binding protein encodes MKQQYSTSVLVQDLSMEIKKSNTKKTVKNKKKKLNSQRVRWYTQLAFLIVVCIIGWQFYTFVSYCESGGKGFYMPRPPGVESFLPISALMSTKYFFGTGRISSIHPAGFVIFGTLLLTALFFRRGFCGWICPIGTISEWEWRLGDWFLKKLPQRVSHIVRNVPTRFTAGLSLIFVPIIALLILEVLTMESFKLPIFRHLIPAYVLAIVLPFAVPRRFWSDKVNDIIARAWKYAILAFFIQVIIIKMPIAQLEMMYTRVPFIRVADVKMLKFFTNMSGMALSVILAILIISLVNKNFWCRFFCPYGALLGIIAYASPFRVARDAKKCIDCGKCTKACPSHIVVEKKRHVLTHECVACYDCVNACPVNGALDMKLVRDRKKIHYGLYALMLIGFYVALTNVARITGHWYTKISDAEYILRISELDQPKYLHKAGQFETE; translated from the coding sequence GTGAAACAACAATATTCTACGTCTGTGCTAGTTCAGGACCTCTCTATGGAAATTAAAAAATCAAATACCAAAAAGACTGTTAAAAATAAAAAGAAAAAGTTGAATTCTCAAAGAGTTCGATGGTATACACAACTAGCATTTCTTATTGTAGTATGTATTATTGGTTGGCAGTTTTATACCTTCGTTAGCTATTGTGAGTCAGGTGGAAAGGGATTCTACATGCCGAGGCCGCCAGGGGTAGAGTCCTTTTTGCCAATTAGTGCGCTTATGAGCACAAAATACTTTTTTGGTACAGGGAGGATTAGTTCTATTCATCCAGCAGGATTTGTTATTTTTGGGACACTACTTTTAACAGCCCTGTTTTTCCGGAGAGGCTTTTGCGGTTGGATTTGCCCTATCGGCACTATTTCTGAATGGGAATGGCGATTGGGGGATTGGTTTTTAAAAAAACTTCCGCAACGAGTTTCTCATATAGTGCGGAATGTGCCCACAAGATTCACAGCGGGTTTAAGCCTTATTTTCGTACCCATTATTGCCTTGCTGATTTTAGAAGTATTGACCATGGAATCTTTCAAATTGCCTATTTTCAGGCATCTCATTCCTGCCTATGTTTTGGCGATAGTATTGCCATTTGCCGTACCCAGAAGATTCTGGTCAGATAAAGTTAATGACATAATTGCACGGGCATGGAAATACGCAATTCTTGCCTTTTTTATCCAGGTCATTATTATCAAAATGCCTATTGCGCAATTGGAAATGATGTACACGCGTGTGCCTTTTATTCGTGTAGCGGATGTTAAAATGCTGAAATTTTTCACGAATATGTCTGGCATGGCGTTATCGGTTATACTGGCAATTCTGATCATTTCACTTGTTAACAAAAACTTTTGGTGCCGTTTTTTCTGCCCTTACGGCGCTTTGTTAGGTATTATTGCTTATGCGAGTCCTTTCAGAGTTGCACGAGATGCGAAAAAGTGTATTGACTGTGGTAAATGTACCAAAGCATGTCCGTCACATATTGTTGTAGAGAAAAAGAGGCATGTCCTGACTCATGAGTGTGTAGCGTGTTATGATTGTGTTAATGCTTGTCCGGTAAATGGAGCATTAGATATGAAACTCGTTAGAGACCGAAAGAAAATTCATTATGGACTTTATGCCCTTATGCTAATCGGGTTTTACGTTGCTTTAACAAATGTAGCCCGTATTACTGGACATTGGTATACCAAGATTTCAGATGCAGAATATATACTTAGGATATCAGAACTTGATCAGCCAAAATATCTTCACAAAGCGGGTCAATTTGAGACAGAATAA
- the era gene encoding GTPase Era, whose translation MELNKKNFKSGYVAIVGKPNVGKSTLINDLLGCKLSIVTPKPQTTRKKIMGVLTKEDYQIIFYDTPGIIEPRYELQTYMVKTAYSAIEDVDVILLMVEPCKPSTDKDREVLKKLSQVNVPVILVINKVDLVEKDSLIPIISAYDAQLKFAEIVPISALKGVNIDLMLSLIVKYLPEGEPFYPEDYMTDYNERFLASEIVREKIFEFYGEEIPYSTTVEIEEFKEREIGKDFIRAIIYVERNSQKGIIIGENGKAIKHVGVIAREEIEKQIGRKVYLELQVKVMEKWRKDKSKLQKLGYK comes from the coding sequence ATGGAATTAAATAAAAAAAATTTCAAGTCAGGTTATGTGGCTATTGTAGGCAAACCCAATGTAGGCAAATCAACTCTTATTAACGACCTTTTGGGATGTAAATTATCTATCGTCACTCCGAAACCACAAACAACAAGAAAAAAGATCATGGGTGTATTAACCAAGGAAGATTATCAGATTATCTTTTATGATACACCAGGTATTATTGAACCAAGATATGAGTTACAAACATATATGGTAAAAACAGCTTACAGTGCAATAGAAGATGTGGATGTAATTTTGTTGATGGTAGAACCATGTAAACCATCTACCGATAAAGACAGAGAAGTTCTCAAAAAATTATCTCAGGTAAATGTACCTGTTATTTTAGTTATTAATAAAGTAGATCTGGTAGAAAAAGATAGTCTTATACCCATTATCTCGGCATATGATGCCCAATTAAAATTTGCAGAAATCGTACCTATCTCGGCCCTAAAAGGAGTCAATATAGATCTCATGCTCTCCCTTATTGTAAAATATCTGCCCGAAGGAGAGCCTTTCTATCCAGAGGACTACATGACTGACTACAACGAAAGATTTCTTGCTTCTGAAATCGTCAGGGAAAAAATCTTCGAATTTTACGGTGAAGAAATCCCATACTCTACAACTGTGGAAATTGAAGAATTTAAGGAACGGGAAATAGGCAAGGACTTTATCAGAGCTATTATTTATGTGGAACGTAACTCTCAAAAGGGAATTATCATCGGGGAAAACGGTAAGGCTATTAAGCATGTTGGCGTTATTGCCAGAGAAGAGATAGAGAAGCAAATAGGCAGGAAAGTATATCTTGAGCTCCAAGTCAAAGTTATGGAAAAATGGCGGAAAGATAAAAGCAAGCTTCAGAAGTTAGGATACAAATAA
- a CDS encoding DUF2851 family protein produces MLNLNKYPSNCFSHTYRLLISSLYDNIHVDLNGYSPLFILEGTEKLIKEELVRCIWFGQHIKKDKLYTDDGLRLEVLSPGWWNSEGGPDFKHAEILLEGKGLVKGNIEIHVFASDWTGHQHNKQETYNSICLHVAMWNDNEGKYIKNSLGQTIPQLTLSQYLDAELNDIIDIIDIESYVKGGKVNPGHCHREIEKQKIDEQWIGRFLDHAGDERILQKAKRYEAWLEKKPFEQTIYEAIMESLGYKENKEPFLMLATLISLEDFRSLIPDDLPIQTKKLHTQSLLLGMAGLLPHQRNVERSYNEETTKYINDIEGTWNAIQAKIDKVSMIKKDWTYAKIRPANFPERRIAAIANILSECAPNGIFQRILWIFQTKEDSTEKHINTLINNIQSLFLDIHDPYWSYHYTLGGIRLKNPQKLLGKERTRTSSLMSLFQSCLSMPGSITMSG; encoded by the coding sequence ATGCTTAACCTCAATAAATATCCTTCAAATTGTTTTTCACATACCTACCGACTACTTATCAGCTCCTTATACGATAACATACATGTAGATTTAAATGGCTATTCACCTCTGTTTATTCTTGAAGGTACGGAAAAACTCATCAAGGAAGAATTGGTTCGATGTATCTGGTTTGGACAGCATATTAAAAAAGATAAACTCTATACCGATGATGGCTTACGCCTGGAAGTTCTATCACCAGGGTGGTGGAATTCTGAGGGAGGACCCGATTTCAAACATGCAGAAATTCTTCTCGAGGGTAAGGGACTTGTAAAGGGTAATATTGAGATTCATGTGTTTGCATCTGATTGGACGGGACATCAACATAATAAACAAGAAACATATAATAGTATATGTTTACATGTCGCTATGTGGAATGATAATGAAGGGAAATATATTAAAAATTCTTTGGGACAAACAATTCCACAATTGACTCTGTCCCAATACCTAGACGCAGAGCTCAATGATATAATCGATATAATTGATATCGAATCCTATGTAAAAGGTGGAAAAGTAAATCCCGGACATTGCCATAGAGAAATAGAAAAGCAGAAGATAGATGAACAATGGATTGGTCGTTTCCTTGATCATGCCGGGGATGAACGTATTCTTCAAAAGGCAAAAAGATATGAGGCATGGTTAGAGAAAAAACCATTTGAGCAAACAATCTATGAAGCAATTATGGAATCGCTGGGATATAAGGAAAATAAAGAACCGTTCCTCATGTTAGCTACTCTCATATCTCTGGAAGATTTCCGTTCCTTAATTCCCGATGATCTCCCTATCCAAACGAAGAAGCTACATACCCAATCTTTATTGCTAGGTATGGCAGGTCTGCTACCCCACCAGAGGAATGTAGAGAGATCATATAATGAAGAAACAACAAAATACATAAACGATATCGAAGGTACATGGAATGCAATTCAAGCAAAAATCGATAAAGTTTCTATGATAAAAAAAGATTGGACTTATGCAAAGATAAGACCTGCAAACTTTCCAGAAAGAAGAATCGCGGCTATTGCCAATATCCTCTCTGAATGCGCACCAAATGGTATCTTCCAGCGCATCTTATGGATATTTCAAACAAAAGAGGATTCCACAGAAAAACATATCAATACATTAATCAATAATATTCAGTCCCTTTTTCTCGATATTCATGACCCTTATTGGTCGTACCATTATACCCTAGGCGGAATAAGGCTTAAGAATCCACAAAAATTACTTGGGAAAGAAAGAACTCGAACATCTTCATTAATGTCATTATTCCAATCCTGCTTATCTATGCCAGGAAGCATAACGATGTCAGGCTAG
- a CDS encoding lysophospholipid acyltransferase family protein, with translation MKKLKFLIIGIFGSWLIRLLAFTIRISDNPKGFNKKTKNLHAIYAFWHCMLLIPAYIGKGSNIQVLISQHSDGEYIAQVIQRLGFGVIRGSTTRGGMRAVKALVDKAKAGYPLAITPDGPRGPRFIVQSGSIYLSKKTQLPIIPTVVGLSSYWELPSWDKFRIPKPFSRALMIYGDPIYIPPNLSEEEMEHYRLLLEKTMKEMAEKADNFVIR, from the coding sequence ATGAAAAAGTTAAAATTTTTAATTATAGGAATTTTTGGTTCCTGGCTTATAAGATTATTGGCCTTTACTATTCGTATCAGTGACAATCCCAAAGGATTTAACAAAAAAACCAAAAATCTTCATGCCATCTATGCCTTCTGGCATTGCATGTTGCTTATCCCTGCTTATATAGGCAAGGGCAGTAATATCCAGGTGCTCATTAGCCAACACTCCGATGGCGAATATATTGCGCAGGTAATTCAGAGGCTCGGCTTTGGTGTTATACGAGGCTCGACAACAAGGGGTGGTATGAGGGCCGTAAAGGCCCTGGTAGATAAGGCTAAAGCAGGATATCCCTTAGCAATAACACCTGATGGACCTCGCGGACCCCGCTTCATTGTCCAGTCAGGAAGTATTTATCTCAGCAAAAAAACGCAATTACCTATTATCCCAACTGTTGTGGGATTATCCAGCTATTGGGAACTTCCCAGTTGGGACAAATTTCGTATTCCCAAACCATTCTCCCGTGCATTAATGATATACGGTGATCCTATCTATATTCCTCCTAATCTCAGCGAAGAAGAAATGGAACATTACCGACTTTTATTAGAAAAAACCATGAAGGAAATGGCAGAAAAGGCGGATAATTTTGTGATAAGATAA
- a CDS encoding type II toxin-antitoxin system VapC family toxin — translation MNLFIDTSALVKLYHHEAGTENLTNQLNQHAHDLIITIADLSKIEFYSTFLKRVRTKEITLEMVKKVFEAFDKDLQIFNVVEVDTMIKSFAIQLLDSRAYQINLRTLDAI, via the coding sequence ATGAACCTGTTCATAGATACCAGTGCATTGGTGAAGCTTTATCACCATGAAGCAGGTACTGAGAATCTCACAAATCAATTGAATCAGCATGCCCATGATTTAATTATTACCATTGCAGATCTCTCAAAAATAGAGTTTTATTCAACATTTCTGAAGCGAGTTAGAACAAAAGAGATTACATTAGAGATGGTGAAAAAGGTTTTTGAAGCCTTTGATAAGGACTTGCAGATATTCAATGTGGTTGAAGTGGATACTATGATAAAGAGTTTTGCGATACAACTTCTTGACAGCCGTGCCTACCAAATAAACTTAAGGACTTTGGATGCTATTTAA